From a single Terriglobia bacterium genomic region:
- a CDS encoding STAS domain-containing protein, protein MANASPVLLMETERQPDKIIVHCTGKVNLQSWTQFSRTVRGLLAEHKPIRVDLANVLQVDSTGIGAFVSVWASAKGGGGDLKFINPNKRVQDVVEITKLHDMFENSAAGAQS, encoded by the coding sequence GTGGCCAATGCAAGCCCAGTACTGCTGATGGAAACCGAACGCCAACCCGACAAAATCATTGTGCATTGCACCGGAAAAGTGAACCTGCAGTCCTGGACGCAATTCTCGAGGACGGTGCGCGGCTTGCTTGCCGAACACAAACCGATCCGGGTGGACCTGGCCAATGTGCTCCAGGTGGACAGCACCGGCATCGGCGCATTTGTCAGCGTATGGGCATCGGCGAAGGGCGGCGGCGGCGACCTGAAATTCATCAACCCGAACAAGCGCGTTCAGGACGTGGTCGAGATCACGAAGTTGCACGACATGTTTGAAAACTCTGCGGCGGGCGCGCAGTCGTAG
- a CDS encoding (4Fe-4S)-binding protein, with the protein MGQLFAIEIIYRGVFQKTLAKNICRGIVLAAHNEGKPGLSFGRYGDSPERNGIPAKSFAIVATDDETLEKGMAQYEPKQTDVTVVLDDTLCKGLESWGWYGVQTVTEHLKPGATLIVTSLEQPTTLLKALHTTDNPYKLGVVRGVTSFSGMWVFKDDHTDVRILGAIAKAQPELMKFSSLEKFISEKLKNTLKVTSARTAFDKFSTVQVKPGTGSKEKLQHFDLIGSSAMRLGVSIPGQGQGGPYPDPVTQQAGGFRPVRNDKLKKATTRTLRPVVNFETCTKCTLCWLNCPDGSFDVTPDGTYDANLDACCGCGICEAVCPVPDCIRMVPETAFADSASQWEAFRKDKAAYKASLHKLVAAPPAQRTHGYRFKGQYKDQAAKALEIAQQS; encoded by the coding sequence ATGGGCCAGCTATTTGCGATCGAAATTATCTACCGTGGGGTCTTCCAAAAGACTCTGGCGAAGAACATCTGCCGTGGAATCGTCCTGGCCGCCCACAACGAGGGCAAACCAGGGCTTTCCTTTGGCCGTTACGGGGACAGCCCGGAGCGGAACGGCATTCCCGCCAAGAGCTTTGCCATCGTCGCCACCGACGATGAGACCCTGGAAAAGGGAATGGCTCAGTACGAGCCCAAACAAACCGACGTCACCGTTGTCCTGGACGACACGCTCTGCAAAGGGCTCGAGTCCTGGGGCTGGTACGGTGTGCAGACCGTGACCGAGCACCTGAAGCCGGGCGCGACCCTGATCGTCACCTCCCTGGAGCAGCCCACTACGCTGCTCAAGGCGCTCCACACCACCGATAACCCCTACAAGCTTGGCGTCGTCCGCGGCGTTACCAGCTTCTCCGGCATGTGGGTCTTCAAGGACGATCACACGGACGTTCGCATCCTGGGCGCCATCGCCAAGGCGCAGCCGGAACTGATGAAGTTCTCGTCGCTGGAGAAATTCATCAGCGAGAAGCTCAAGAACACGTTGAAGGTCACCTCGGCCCGCACCGCGTTCGACAAGTTCTCCACCGTTCAGGTCAAGCCGGGAACCGGCAGTAAGGAAAAATTGCAGCACTTCGATCTGATCGGTTCTTCCGCTATGCGCCTAGGCGTCTCCATCCCGGGCCAGGGGCAGGGTGGTCCCTATCCCGATCCGGTCACCCAGCAGGCGGGCGGCTTCCGGCCAGTCCGCAATGACAAGCTGAAGAAGGCGACCACCCGCACCCTGCGCCCGGTCGTCAACTTCGAGACCTGCACCAAGTGCACGTTGTGCTGGCTGAACTGCCCGGATGGGTCGTTCGATGTCACGCCCGACGGCACCTACGACGCGAACCTCGACGCATGCTGCGGTTGCGGCATTTGCGAAGCGGTTTGCCCGGTGCCCGACTGCATCCGCATGGTTCCGGAAACCGCGTTCGCCGATAGCGCCAGCCAGTGGGAAGCCTTCCGCAAGGACAAGGCCGCCTACAAAGCTTCGTTGCACAAGCTGGTGGCTGCTCCGCCGGCCCAGCGTACGCATGGTTACCGTTTCAAGGGACAGTACAAGGACCAGGCAGCCAAGGCCCTGGAAATCGCCCAGCAAAGCTAG
- a CDS encoding pyruvate ferredoxin oxidoreductase, producing MAVAEQKQVEQEALITGSEAMAIACKLADVDVVTAYPIRPYDTVMQFITQLNADGEMDCEFIVAEGEHSQFEIVKHASICGARVFCGSSGVGWMYAMEALTVTPALRVPMIAMVGNRALDDPGAFGTEHNDALAVRDLGWLLTWVDSGQECLDTTLIAYRVAEDKRMMVPCAISCDGAFLTHSQSLIKIPSSEQVKKFLPRYDRGDLLMHPDNIISIAPQVNEDWVMEVRKQNYAVTERSMDVIREAYTDFEKIFGRKYGNPFFEEFMTEDADVVLLGMGTMSMPMHVAIRDLRKKGIKVGFVRLRWFRPFPAEELAKCLSRFKAVGVVDRDFSFGSPYLSGVVATEVRTALYPGKGPKPPVLGFICGLGGREVTLQDVKTMTDKTLEAAAGKTVPLTQWIGLRD from the coding sequence ATGGCAGTGGCAGAACAAAAACAAGTCGAACAGGAAGCCCTGATTACGGGTTCCGAAGCCATGGCGATCGCCTGCAAGCTGGCTGACGTGGACGTAGTCACGGCTTATCCGATTCGCCCCTACGACACGGTCATGCAGTTCATCACCCAGCTCAACGCTGACGGCGAGATGGACTGCGAGTTCATCGTGGCGGAAGGCGAACACTCACAATTTGAAATCGTCAAACATGCCTCCATTTGCGGCGCCCGCGTTTTCTGCGGCAGCAGCGGTGTGGGCTGGATGTATGCCATGGAAGCCCTCACGGTCACCCCGGCGCTGCGCGTGCCGATGATCGCCATGGTGGGCAACCGCGCGCTGGATGACCCCGGCGCTTTCGGTACCGAACACAATGACGCTCTTGCCGTCCGCGACCTGGGTTGGCTTTTGACCTGGGTGGACAGCGGCCAGGAGTGCCTCGACACCACCCTCATCGCTTATCGCGTGGCCGAAGACAAGCGCATGATGGTGCCCTGCGCCATCAGTTGCGACGGCGCCTTCCTCACCCACTCGCAGTCGCTGATCAAGATTCCCTCGAGCGAGCAGGTCAAGAAGTTCCTGCCCCGCTACGATCGCGGCGATCTGCTCATGCACCCGGACAACATCATCTCCATCGCTCCTCAGGTCAACGAGGACTGGGTGATGGAAGTCCGCAAGCAGAACTACGCCGTCACCGAGCGCTCCATGGACGTCATTCGCGAAGCCTATACCGACTTCGAGAAGATCTTTGGCCGCAAGTACGGCAACCCGTTCTTCGAGGAATTCATGACCGAGGATGCGGACGTCGTTCTGCTCGGCATGGGCACCATGTCGATGCCGATGCACGTCGCCATCCGCGATCTGCGCAAGAAAGGCATCAAGGTCGGCTTTGTTCGCCTGCGCTGGTTCCGGCCCTTCCCGGCCGAGGAACTGGCCAAGTGCCTCAGCCGTTTCAAGGCCGTGGGCGTTGTCGATCGCGACTTCTCCTTCGGTTCGCCCTACCTGAGCGGCGTGGTCGCCACCGAAGTCAGGACCGCGCTGTATCCGGGCAAGGGACCCAAGCCGCCGGTGCTGGGCTTTATCTGCGGGCTGGGTGGTCGCGAGGTCACGTTGCAAGACGTCAAGACGATGACCGACAAGACGCTCGAGGCTGCGGCAGGCAAGACCGTACCGCTGACGCAATGGATCGGGCTGCGGGACTAG
- the thiE gene encoding thiamine phosphate synthase, whose protein sequence is MKVDLRVYVITTTLPHLGRDHLAIAEAVVRGGATVLQFRDKTMPDAEFAATASRLLSIARKSGVPLIVNDRVEIAAAIGADGVHVGRGDAAVRDIRRSLPRGMIVGASATCYDEALAACEAGADYLGVGPIFSTASKADAAPPLGLGELARICGDVKLPVVAIGGIHVGNLRSIVEAGAAGAAVIAAVAEAADVAAATAELRIAWDALFMIPSSVKS, encoded by the coding sequence ATGAAGGTGGATCTGCGGGTGTACGTCATCACCACGACGCTGCCGCACCTGGGCCGCGATCACCTCGCGATTGCCGAAGCTGTGGTGCGCGGCGGCGCCACCGTCCTGCAGTTCCGCGACAAAACGATGCCCGACGCCGAGTTTGCCGCCACCGCCTCGCGCCTCCTGTCCATCGCCCGAAAAAGCGGCGTTCCGCTGATAGTGAATGACCGGGTTGAAATCGCCGCTGCCATCGGCGCCGACGGTGTGCACGTCGGCCGCGGCGATGCCGCGGTGCGCGACATCCGGCGTTCGCTGCCGCGGGGCATGATTGTCGGGGCTTCCGCCACCTGCTACGACGAGGCTCTCGCCGCCTGCGAGGCCGGCGCCGACTACCTGGGAGTCGGCCCCATCTTCTCCACCGCCAGCAAAGCCGACGCCGCGCCGCCCCTGGGCCTGGGCGAACTGGCCCGTATCTGCGGCGACGTGAAGCTGCCCGTGGTCGCCATTGGCGGCATCCATGTTGGAAACTTGAGGAGCATCGTGGAAGCGGGTGCGGCGGGGGCGGCGGTGATCGCCGCGGTCGCCGAAGCTGCCGATGTCGCGGCTGCAACCGCGGAACTTAGAATCGCGTGGGACGCGTTGTTTATGATTCCCAGCAGTGTAAAATCCTGA
- the tenA gene encoding thiaminase II, which translates to MAEKLTERLRRTVAPLWDAQHRHPFVRGIGEGTLDLERFKFWVRQDYVFLIEYARVVALAAARSPELRTIAKFATLLSETVNTEMRLHRAYAAEFGISTTELEHEIPAPSTRAYADFLLRVASTGDYAELVAALVPCMWGFSEIGLRLAKLPTPADQRYAKWIAMYASPEFAELARWCRELLDEVAAGLPERQWAHLEEIFLTSSRYEWQFWEMAWKQERWPV; encoded by the coding sequence ATGGCGGAAAAACTTACCGAGCGCTTGCGCCGAACGGTCGCGCCCCTGTGGGACGCACAGCACCGGCATCCGTTCGTGCGCGGCATCGGCGAGGGCACGCTCGACCTGGAGCGTTTCAAGTTCTGGGTGCGCCAGGATTATGTTTTTCTGATCGAGTACGCGCGCGTGGTGGCGCTGGCGGCGGCGCGCAGTCCGGAGCTGAGAACGATCGCGAAATTCGCCACGCTGCTGAGCGAGACCGTCAACACCGAGATGCGCCTGCACCGTGCCTACGCCGCCGAGTTCGGCATCAGCACCACCGAACTCGAGCACGAGATTCCAGCGCCCTCCACGCGCGCCTACGCGGATTTCCTGCTGCGCGTTGCCTCCACCGGCGACTACGCCGAACTGGTCGCAGCCCTAGTGCCGTGCATGTGGGGCTTCAGCGAGATCGGATTGCGGCTGGCGAAGCTGCCCACGCCCGCCGACCAGCGCTACGCGAAGTGGATCGCGATGTACGCGTCGCCGGAGTTTGCCGAGCTGGCGCGCTGGTGTCGCGAGCTGCTCGACGAGGTGGCCGCCGGCTTGCCCGAGCGCCAATGGGCTCACTTGGAAGAGATTTTCCTGACCAGCAGCCGCTACGAGTGGCAGTTTTGGGAGATGGCATGGAAACAAGAGCGATGGCCCGTGTAA
- the thiM gene encoding hydroxyethylthiazole kinase: MNDLANRAADIMTRVRSHKPLVHQITNLVVMNETANITLCAGALPVMAHARQEVDEMAGAAHALVLNLGTLWAEQVDSMLLAGRRANLRGIPIVLDPVGAGATRFRTESALRLLEQLSVSIVRGNLAEVATLAGDQASISGVESVGAAGDRAEVAAACARKFGCVAAITGGTDMVSDGTRVARVSNGHELMSRVTGTGCMSTAVTAAYAAVEGDWLLAAASALSAFGLAGEIAAQGSPGPGTFHVRLYDALAQLTPEALRAGARIEVAA; encoded by the coding sequence ATGAACGACCTCGCAAACCGAGCTGCGGACATCATGACCAGGGTGCGCTCCCACAAGCCCCTGGTCCACCAAATCACGAATCTGGTGGTGATGAACGAAACCGCCAACATTACGCTGTGCGCCGGCGCATTGCCGGTGATGGCGCATGCCCGCCAGGAGGTGGACGAAATGGCGGGCGCGGCGCACGCGCTGGTGCTCAACCTGGGGACACTGTGGGCGGAGCAGGTGGATTCCATGCTGCTGGCGGGCCGGCGCGCGAATCTGCGCGGCATCCCCATCGTGCTCGACCCGGTGGGCGCCGGTGCGACGCGCTTTCGCACCGAGAGCGCGCTCCGCCTGCTGGAACAGCTTTCCGTTTCCATCGTTCGCGGCAACCTGGCGGAGGTCGCCACGCTGGCGGGAGACCAGGCCAGCATCAGCGGAGTTGAGTCGGTGGGCGCCGCGGGCGATCGCGCCGAGGTCGCCGCCGCCTGCGCGCGCAAATTCGGTTGCGTCGCCGCCATTACCGGAGGCACCGACATGGTGAGTGACGGCACCCGCGTGGCACGCGTCTCGAACGGCCACGAGCTGATGAGCCGGGTGACCGGCACGGGCTGTATGTCCACGGCGGTGACGGCGGCCTATGCGGCGGTCGAGGGAGATTGGCTGCTGGCGGCGGCTTCGGCGCTCAGCGCCTTCGGACTGGCCGGTGAAATCGCCGCCCAGGGGTCGCCCGGCCCCGGCACGTTCCACGTCCGGCTTTACGATGCCCTGGCGCAATTGACCCCGGAGGCACTGCGCGCGGGGGCGCGCATCGAGGTCGCGGCATGA
- a CDS encoding ATP-binding protein, with product MARIPRSEAAGTAGSGNIFFTRDRYERALEAIRVRLRRRAVADYSWLPDLVEVGGFHYESGERLFEPWTASLKALLGDAIQPLLQETWGYIARAAAEKFAALVNGVLSERDRIRIEQAYTRLKFPVASVNPDGISAGTAGGSSDASVHQHTCSKCGMPFRHDAWECEPPNDTFCNLCAEEVMGPMPIFAQRWSAREDIQPDELAARARAGASPDETEHETTPPTQHSAPKPDVVPDPTQRGLAKVAGMDDLKALLYDEVVSALREPEDLQAYGLTIPNGILLFGPPGCGKTYIARQLAEELNFFFKEVFPSEIGSTFIHETTLKIRETFDTASDHAPALLFVDEFESMVPARRSLGAHQHHTSEEVSEFLKQLESCAQRRIVLIAATNEPWKIDPAVIRTGRLDKLIYVPAPDAPARAAMLRFHLYGRRQCEGIDVVALADTLPGYSASDLKLLVDEAARRARKARRPISEDDLRHAARELVPASVTPRDELRFLAFGQRGVKLSSYKVANDIASALRTVSAAAARRRVQLVMG from the coding sequence ATGGCTCGAATCCCGCGATCTGAAGCCGCTGGGACGGCCGGCTCCGGCAACATCTTCTTTACCCGCGACCGCTACGAGCGCGCGCTGGAAGCGATCCGGGTCCGGTTGCGGCGCCGCGCCGTCGCCGATTATTCCTGGCTGCCCGACCTGGTGGAAGTCGGCGGATTCCACTACGAGTCGGGAGAGCGATTGTTCGAGCCATGGACGGCCTCGCTCAAGGCCCTTCTCGGCGACGCCATCCAGCCGCTGCTCCAGGAAACCTGGGGTTACATTGCGCGCGCGGCGGCCGAGAAATTTGCCGCCCTCGTCAACGGCGTGCTTTCGGAACGCGATCGCATTCGCATCGAGCAGGCCTACACGCGCCTCAAGTTCCCGGTGGCCAGCGTGAATCCGGACGGCATATCGGCCGGCACGGCGGGGGGAAGCTCCGACGCTTCAGTGCACCAGCACACCTGCTCGAAATGCGGCATGCCGTTCCGGCACGATGCGTGGGAATGTGAGCCGCCCAACGACACGTTCTGCAACCTGTGCGCGGAAGAAGTGATGGGCCCGATGCCGATCTTTGCCCAGCGCTGGTCCGCACGTGAGGATATTCAACCCGACGAACTCGCCGCCCGTGCTCGTGCCGGAGCGTCCCCTGACGAGACGGAGCACGAAACCACGCCGCCAACGCAACACAGCGCGCCGAAACCGGACGTCGTTCCCGATCCCACCCAGCGCGGCCTCGCCAAGGTGGCGGGCATGGACGATCTCAAGGCGCTGCTCTACGACGAAGTCGTCTCCGCGCTGCGCGAACCCGAAGACCTGCAAGCCTACGGCCTCACCATTCCCAACGGCATTCTCCTGTTCGGTCCGCCGGGCTGCGGCAAGACCTACATCGCGCGCCAGCTTGCCGAGGAACTCAACTTTTTCTTCAAGGAAGTCTTTCCCTCCGAGATCGGCAGCACTTTCATTCACGAGACCACCCTGAAGATCCGCGAAACCTTCGATACCGCCTCCGATCACGCTCCTGCCCTGCTGTTTGTCGACGAGTTCGAATCCATGGTGCCGGCGCGGCGCTCGCTGGGCGCCCATCAGCACCATACCTCGGAAGAAGTCAGCGAGTTTCTCAAGCAACTGGAATCGTGCGCGCAACGCCGCATCGTCCTGATCGCGGCCACCAACGAGCCGTGGAAGATCGACCCCGCCGTCATCCGCACCGGCCGTCTCGACAAGCTCATCTATGTGCCCGCGCCCGACGCCCCCGCGCGCGCCGCCATGTTGCGCTTCCATCTTTATGGCCGCCGGCAATGCGAGGGCATTGATGTCGTGGCGCTGGCCGATACCTTGCCCGGGTATTCCGCCAGCGATCTCAAGCTGCTGGTGGACGAAGCCGCGCGCCGCGCCCGCAAAGCCCGCCGGCCGATTTCCGAGGACGATCTGCGCCACGCCGCCCGCGAGCTGGTGCCCGCCTCGGTCACGCCCCGCGACGAATTGCGCTTTCTCGCCTTCGGACAGCGCGGCGTCAAGTTGTCCAGCTATAAGGTTGCCAACGACATTGCCTCCGCCTTGCGTACCGTCAGCGCCGCGGCCGCGCGGCGCCGCGTGCAACTGGTTATGGGCTGA
- a CDS encoding pyruvate synthase, which yields MAIFVDEKPTQNLEGFKGVKKVPHNEYYTSGHRTCQGCESAQMMRLLAKAAGPRTIVLGSTGCMYVANTSYYTTPWGVPWMHTQLGSSGSAVLGAAAAFKAQMRKGKMKDEPINVIAFCGDGGGADMGLAAISATLTHPDYNLLILMYDNESYANTDIQISGTSPYGANTSFSFPGKKRRIMNHRWKKNVAPLLAIGHPTCRYVATISTSYALQAMNIVRRALSIGGPTFVHCLNPCPKGWDFDPLQAHELGELAVNTGIWPLYEIEKGVVKLYGKSKQIADGKFKRLPVRDYLEKQGRFNHFIDEDYEFFQSKVDEMWTKWLVPGIIPLGNELTQ from the coding sequence ATGGCTATCTTTGTAGACGAAAAACCGACCCAAAACCTGGAGGGCTTCAAGGGTGTCAAGAAAGTCCCCCACAACGAATATTACACATCCGGCCACCGCACCTGCCAAGGCTGCGAGTCGGCTCAGATGATGCGGCTGTTGGCCAAGGCCGCCGGCCCGAGGACCATCGTCCTGGGGAGCACCGGCTGCATGTACGTGGCCAACACCTCGTACTACACCACGCCCTGGGGCGTGCCCTGGATGCATACCCAACTGGGCAGCTCCGGCTCCGCCGTCCTGGGCGCCGCTGCTGCTTTCAAGGCGCAGATGCGCAAGGGCAAAATGAAGGATGAGCCCATCAACGTCATCGCCTTCTGCGGCGACGGTGGTGGTGCGGATATGGGCCTGGCCGCCATCTCGGCGACTCTGACCCATCCGGATTACAACCTCCTCATCCTCATGTACGACAACGAGTCGTACGCCAACACCGACATTCAGATTTCCGGCACTTCACCCTACGGCGCGAACACCTCGTTCAGCTTCCCGGGGAAGAAGCGGCGCATCATGAACCACCGCTGGAAAAAGAATGTCGCGCCCCTGTTGGCCATCGGGCATCCCACCTGCCGCTACGTAGCGACCATTTCCACGTCCTACGCGCTGCAGGCCATGAACATCGTCCGCCGCGCCCTCAGCATCGGTGGACCGACGTTCGTGCATTGCCTCAACCCGTGCCCCAAGGGATGGGATTTCGATCCCCTCCAGGCGCACGAACTCGGCGAGCTGGCCGTCAACACCGGCATCTGGCCCTTGTACGAGATCGAGAAAGGCGTCGTGAAGCTGTACGGCAAATCCAAACAGATTGCCGACGGCAAATTCAAGCGCCTCCCGGTCAGGGATTACCTGGAAAAGCAAGGCCGTTTCAACCACTTCATCGACGAAGACTACGAGTTCTTCCAGAGCAAAGTGGACGAGATGTGGACCAAGTGGCTTGTACCCGGAATCATTCCGCTCGGGAACGAGCTCACTCAGTAA
- a CDS encoding FadR family transcriptional regulator gives MASTLKPPFEVRKDKVYDQVARKLEQFIRQELKPGDKLPSERDLAQSCKVSRSSIRDAMRRLELMGLVEPRQGAGTIVRDASPDAMVNPLFSALMSKRKHIVELLEVRTIIEPPIAARAARHITPEQLARMEEILRRHGEKVTRGEPAMEEDSEFHYTIAMAANNSVLLHVIDVLMDLLRESRERNMQVEGRPQKSFEGHQRIFTALSRGDAKAAEAAMRRHLEAVTQLVLKQQ, from the coding sequence TTGGCCAGCACCCTCAAACCGCCCTTCGAGGTCCGCAAGGACAAGGTCTACGACCAGGTCGCGCGGAAGCTCGAACAGTTCATCCGCCAGGAACTGAAGCCCGGTGACAAGCTCCCTTCGGAAAGGGATCTGGCGCAATCGTGCAAAGTCAGCCGCAGTTCCATCCGGGATGCCATGCGCAGGTTGGAATTGATGGGGCTGGTGGAGCCGCGTCAGGGCGCCGGCACCATCGTTCGTGATGCATCCCCGGATGCGATGGTCAACCCCCTGTTCTCCGCCCTGATGAGCAAACGCAAGCACATTGTCGAGCTGCTCGAGGTCCGTACGATCATCGAGCCGCCCATCGCGGCGCGCGCCGCCCGGCACATCACCCCCGAACAGTTGGCTCGCATGGAAGAGATCCTGCGCCGCCACGGCGAGAAGGTGACGCGGGGCGAGCCGGCCATGGAAGAAGACTCGGAGTTCCATTACACCATCGCCATGGCGGCCAACAACTCCGTGTTGTTGCACGTGATCGACGTTTTGATGGATCTGCTCCGGGAAAGCCGGGAACGCAACATGCAGGTCGAAGGCCGTCCGCAAAAGTCCTTCGAGGGCCACCAACGCATTTTTACGGCACTGTCCCGGGGAGACGCCAAGGCGGCCGAAGCCGCCATGCGCCGGCACCTGGAAGCAGTCACGCAACTCGTACTCAAACAGCAATAA
- the thiD gene encoding bifunctional hydroxymethylpyrimidine kinase/phosphomethylpyrimidine kinase translates to MPRVLIIAGSDSSGGAGIQADLKTVSALGAFGMTAITALTAQNTTGVLGIVEVAPEFVALQIDACVNDVGCDAVKTGMLANVPIIEAVAAGIARHKLRRVVVDPVMIAKSGAHLLKPEAVAALKAKMLPLAMVATPNLHEAGAIVGRQIHDLAGMKEAARAIRDLGPENVVVKGGHLAGVAADVLYDGKEFTEFRADRFPSKHTHGTGCIFASAIAANLAHGRGVRESVAAAKEFITSAIRNGLAIGKGCGPANPMAGITRDATEVP, encoded by the coding sequence ATCCCGCGCGTGTTGATCATTGCCGGTTCGGATTCCAGCGGCGGCGCCGGCATCCAGGCGGATCTGAAGACCGTGTCCGCGCTCGGCGCCTTCGGCATGACCGCCATCACCGCACTGACCGCGCAGAACACCACCGGCGTGCTCGGGATCGTGGAGGTTGCGCCGGAATTCGTTGCCTTGCAGATTGATGCCTGCGTCAACGACGTCGGCTGCGATGCGGTGAAAACCGGCATGCTGGCGAATGTGCCCATCATTGAGGCGGTGGCCGCCGGCATCGCGCGCCACAAGCTGCGCCGCGTGGTGGTGGATCCGGTGATGATCGCGAAGAGCGGGGCGCATTTGCTGAAGCCGGAAGCGGTGGCGGCGTTAAAGGCGAAAATGTTGCCGCTCGCGATGGTGGCCACGCCCAACCTCCATGAGGCGGGGGCGATCGTAGGGCGTCAGATTCACGACCTGGCCGGAATGAAGGAAGCGGCGCGCGCCATTCGCGACCTGGGGCCGGAGAACGTAGTGGTCAAGGGGGGGCACCTAGCGGGTGTCGCCGCCGACGTGCTCTATGACGGCAAGGAGTTCACCGAATTCCGCGCCGACCGCTTCCCCAGCAAGCACACCCACGGCACAGGCTGTATTTTCGCGTCGGCGATCGCGGCCAACCTGGCGCACGGGCGAGGCGTGCGCGAAAGCGTCGCCGCGGCGAAGGAGTTCATCACCTCCGCGATCCGCAACGGGCTGGCCATCGGCAAGGGCTGTGGCCCGGCCAATCCGATGGCGGGCATCACGCGCGACGCCACCGAGGTGCCCTGA
- the oxlT gene encoding oxalate/formate MFS antiporter — protein MATAVATTPTEPRVVNRWVQLIAGVVAMMAIANLQYAWTLFTKPLTTSLNATLAAVQVAFAAFIIAETWLVPFEGYLIDRLGPRRVIAIGGILVGLGWIGSGYAHSLHQLYFWYVAGGVGAGAVYGGTIGNSLKWFPDHRGLCAGFTSGAYGIGTALTVAPIAAMIKNSGYQKTFITWGFIQGAVVIIAAMFIVAPPKGWVPKGWSVAEALAKVKVRTSTYDMTHWQMLKTPAFYVIYIMMTLVAFGGLVVTAQIAPIARHYGVDKVILWWGMSALVIAIEVDRILNGITRPFWGWVSDHIGRENTMFIAFMCEAAAVFALLHTISRPVWFILLSGLCFFAWGEIFSLFPSITGDLFGKKWATTNYGIVYTSKGLASIFAGPVAAMASVKTGSWIQVFYAMVCCDVLAALLALFWLKPVAKKTFLKGQELQRLEEADAASAAARAGKKPLGATI, from the coding sequence ATGGCCACTGCAGTGGCAACCACTCCCACCGAACCCCGCGTCGTCAATCGCTGGGTTCAATTGATCGCAGGCGTGGTCGCGATGATGGCTATCGCGAATCTTCAGTACGCCTGGACCTTGTTCACCAAACCTCTTACAACCAGTCTGAACGCAACCCTGGCCGCCGTCCAGGTGGCATTCGCAGCATTCATCATCGCCGAAACCTGGCTGGTACCCTTCGAAGGCTATCTCATCGATCGCCTCGGACCGCGCCGGGTCATCGCCATCGGCGGCATCCTGGTCGGCCTTGGGTGGATCGGCTCAGGGTATGCGCACAGCCTGCATCAGCTCTATTTCTGGTACGTGGCGGGCGGCGTCGGCGCCGGCGCCGTATACGGCGGAACCATCGGCAACTCGCTGAAGTGGTTCCCTGATCACCGCGGCCTCTGCGCTGGCTTCACCTCCGGCGCGTACGGCATCGGGACCGCGCTCACCGTGGCGCCGATCGCAGCCATGATTAAGAACTCCGGCTATCAGAAGACGTTCATCACCTGGGGCTTCATCCAGGGCGCCGTGGTCATTATCGCCGCCATGTTCATTGTTGCCCCGCCGAAGGGCTGGGTACCGAAGGGCTGGTCGGTCGCGGAGGCACTCGCCAAAGTCAAGGTGCGTACCTCCACCTACGACATGACCCACTGGCAAATGCTGAAAACCCCGGCGTTCTACGTGATCTACATCATGATGACGCTGGTCGCTTTCGGCGGCCTGGTGGTCACCGCCCAGATCGCTCCCATCGCACGGCATTACGGCGTTGACAAGGTCATCCTCTGGTGGGGCATGTCGGCGCTGGTGATCGCCATCGAAGTGGACCGCATCCTGAACGGCATCACCCGGCCGTTCTGGGGCTGGGTGTCCGACCACATTGGACGTGAGAACACCATGTTCATCGCGTTCATGTGCGAAGCGGCCGCAGTCTTCGCCCTGCTGCATACCATCAGCAGGCCGGTGTGGTTCATCCTGCTGTCGGGCTTGTGCTTCTTCGCCTGGGGCGAGATCTTCTCGCTCTTCCCCTCCATCACCGGTGACCTGTTCGGCAAGAAATGGGCCACAACCAACTATGGCATTGTCTACACGTCCAAAGGTCTGGCCTCCATCTTTGCCGGACCGGTGGCCGCGATGGCCAGTGTCAAGACCGGGTCGTGGATCCAGGTTTTCTACGCCATGGTCTGCTGCGACGTACTGGCAGCTTTGCTGGCGCTGTTCTGGCTGAAACCGGTCGCCAAAAAGACCTTCCTCAAAGGACAGGAGCTGCAACGTTTGGAGGAAGCTGACGCGGCAAGCGCAGCCGCTCGTGCAGGGAAAAAACCGTTAGGAGCGACGATCTAG